From a region of the Cucumis sativus cultivar 9930 chromosome 6, Cucumber_9930_V3, whole genome shotgun sequence genome:
- the LOC101214112 gene encoding UDP-glycosyltransferase 91A1 has translation MADDKKLHIVMLPWFAFGHMIPFLELSKLIAQKGHRVSFVSTPKNIDRLPAQLPPHLSPFLSFIKIPMPQLHNFPPDAEATIDLPYDKIPFLKEAFDALKQPLSDFLRTSDADCILYDFFPYWIGQEIGPNLGIKTAFFSIFIPETLAFIGPMSPRDHRKKVEDFTVPPDWIPFPSTVALRHYEMKKIFDEAVAGKSTGISDLDRIKLGAHNSDFIVLKACPEFGQEWIQLVGDLHGKTVFPIGQLPTSEYDCGDDNQAWQSIKEWLDKQPVASVVYVAFGSEAKPSQDELTEIAFGLEKSELPFFWVLRTRAGLSDSNVTELPEGFEERTKGRGIVWNTWAPQLKILGHESVGGFLTHAGWSSSVEAIQSEKAMIFLPFLVDQGIIARILEEKKVGYCIPRNLLDGSFTRDSVEESLKLVMVEDEGKIYREKIKELKAIFVNKERDERLIDQFLSYLKSHRKVDKAL, from the coding sequence ATGGCCGACGACAAGAAGCTCCACATTGTAATGCTCCCATGGTTCGCCTTTGGGCATATGATCCCTTTTCTTGAGCTCTCCAAACTCATTGCTCAAAAGGGTCACCGTGTCTCCTTTGTTTCCACTCCCAAAAACATCGACCGTCTCCCCGCACAACTCCCTCCCCATTTATCTCCTTTTCTAAGCTTCATCAAAATTCCTATGCCTCAACTCCACAATTTTCCCCCAGATGCAGAGGCCACCATTGATCTCCCTTATGACAAAATTCCATTTCTTAAAGAGGCATTCGACGCCCTCAAACAACCCCTCTCTGACTTTCTTCGAACTTCAGATGCAGATTGTATTTTATACGATTTCTTTCCTTATTGGATCGGTCAAGAGATCGGACCAAATCTCGGGATTAAAACGGCTTTTTTCAGTATCTTTATTCCCGAAACTCTGGCATTTATCGGTCCTATGTCGCCAAGAGATCATCGTAAGAAAGTAGAGGATTTTACTGTTCCTCCCGACTGGATCCCCTTTCCCTCCACCGTAGCTTTACGTCACTacgaaatgaagaaaatttttgACGAGGCTGTAGCAGGTAAATCCACTGGGATTTCTGACTTAGACCGCATCAAGTTGGGTGCTCACAACAGcgattttattgttttgaaagcTTGCCCTGAGTTCGGACAGGAGTGGATTCAACTTGTTGGAGATTTACACGGTAAGACTGTATTTCCAATTGGTCAACTTCCGACGTCGGAGTACGACTGTGGGGACGACAATCAAGCGTGGCAGTCGATTAAAGAATGGCTCGACAAACAACCTGTAGCATCTGTGGTCTACGTGGCATTCGGAAGCGAGGCCAAACCTAGTCAGGACGAACTAACAGAGATCGCTTTTGGGTTGGAAAAATCGGAGTTGCCATTCTTTTGGGTTTTGAGGACACGGGCAGGATTGTCCGACTCAAATGTAACTGAGTTACCCGAGGGGTTCGAGGAACGAACCAAAGGACGGGGCATCGTGTGGAATACATGGGCGCCacaattgaaaatattggGTCATGAGTCTGTGGGTGGGTTTTTGACACACGCTGGTTGGAGCTCTTCCGTGGAAGCGATTCAGAGTGAGAAAGCTATGATATTTTTGCCCTTTCTGGTGGATCAAGGAATCATTGCAAGaattttggaagaaaagaaggtgGGTTACTGTATCCCAAGGAATCTATTAGATGGTTCGTTTACAAGAGATTCAGTGGAGGAATCGTTAAAACTGGTAATGGTGGAGGATGAAGGTAAGATttatagagagaaaataaaagagttgaAGGCTATATTTGTGAACAAAGAAAGGGACGAGAGGTTAATAGATCAATTTCTAAGCTACTTGAAGTCTCATAGAAAAGTTGACAAGGcactttaa
- the LOC105435918 gene encoding UDP-glycosyltransferase 91A1 — translation MIYPPTQRPPPMSLTTRFSFSKRPYDSPRWVPFPTNVMFRHFEIVNVFDSVAGNITGVSDLYRMKTIAHYSDLVVVRGCPEFGQEWIQLLGDLYGKPIFPVGQLPTSEYEIGDENPAWRTTKEWLDKQPKDSVVYVAFGSEAKPSQNELTEIALGLEKSELPFFGVFRTRRGPSDPDPIELPEGFEERTKARGVVWTTWAPQLKILGHESVGGFLTHCGCSSLVEAIQNEKALVLLTFLSDQGINARVLEEKKMGYSIRRNELDGSFRRDAVAESLKLVVVGEEGKIVGSVYRETIREIKDKNKNAF, via the coding sequence ATGATCTACCCCCCGACGCAGAGGCCACCTCCGATGTCCCTTACGACAAGGTTCAGTTTCTCAAAAAGGCCTTATGACTCCCCTCGTTGGGTTCCCTTCCCAACAAACGTGATGTTTCGCCACTTCGAAATCGTGAACGTCTTCGACAGTGTAGCCGGTAACATCACCGGAGTTTCTGATTTATATCGCATGAAAACGATTGCCCACTACAGCGATTTAGTGGTTGTGAGAGGCTGCCCTGAATTTGGACAGGAGTGGATTCAATTACTTGGTGATCTTTACGGTAAACCTATTTTCCCAGTAGGTCAACTTCCAACGTCGGAGTACGAAATAGGGGATGAGAATCCAGCGTGGCGGACGACTAAAGAGTGGCTGGACAAACAACCCAAAGATTCGGTGGTTTACGTGGCATTTGGAAGTGAGGCTAAGCCCAGTCAGAATGAATTGACAGAAATCGCTTTAGGGTTGGAAAAATCAGAGCTGCCATTCTTTGGGGTTTTTAGGACACGACGAGGACCAAGCGACCCAGACCCAATTGAATTACCGGAGGGGTTTGAGGAACGAACAAAAGCGCGGGGTGTTGTGTGGACTACCTGGGCGCCACAGTTGAAAATATTAGGGCATGAGTCGGTGGGTGGGTTCTTGACACACTGTGGTTGTAGCTCCCTTGTGGAAGCgattcaaaatgaaaaggcTTTGGTGTTACTGACATTTCTTTCAGATCAAGGAATCAATGCTAGGGTgttggaagagaagaagatgggttACTCAATTCGGAGGAATGAATTAGATGGTTCGTTTAGAAGGGATGCGGTGGCAGAATCATTGAAGCTAGTAGTAGTAGGGGAAGAAGGTAAGATTGTTGGAAGCGTTTACCGAGAAACGATAAGAgagataaaagataaaaataaaaatgcattttaa
- the LOC101207917 gene encoding UDP-glycosyltransferase 91A1, translating to MAVDKKLHIVIFPWLAFGHMIPFLELSKLIAQKGHKVSFVSTPKNIDRLPTKLPSHLSSFLRFVKLPFPQIHDLPPDAEATSDVPYDKVQFLKKAFDDLKQPLFDFLQSSDVDWILFDFAPYWLSQDIGPTLGIKTAFFSIYSPECLVFLGPMFGDNRIKPEDFTVSPHWVPFPTNVVFRHFEIMRIFDSVAGNITGVTDLDRMKMSAHYSDLVVVRGCPEFGQEWIQLLGDVYGKPIFPVGQLPTSEYETGDENPAWGRIKEWLDKQPKDSVVYVAFGSEAKPSQNELTEIALGLEKSELRFFWVFRTRRGPSDPDPIELPEGFEERTKGRGVVWTTWAPQLKILGHESVGGFLTHSGWSSVVEAIQSEKALVLLTFLADQGINARVLEEKKMGYSVPRNELDGSFTWDAVAESLKLVLVEEEGKIYRETIREIKDLFVNKERDDELIDRLLDHMKEEINKKEQL from the coding sequence ATGGCCGTCGACAAGAAGCTTCATATAGTCATCTTCCCATGGCTAGCTTTCGGCCATATGATTCCTTTTCTTGAACTCTCCAAACTTATTGCTCAAAAGGGTCACAAGGTCTCTTTCGTTTCCACTCCCAAAAACATCGATCGTCTCCCCACCAAACTCCCTtcccatctttcttcttttctccgCTTCGTCAAACTTCCTTTCCCTCAAATCCATGATCTGCCCCCCGACGCAGAGGCCACATCCGATGTCCCTTACGACAAAGTTCAGTTTCTCAAAAAGGCCTTCGACGATCTCAAACAACCCCTCTTTGACTTTCTTCAATCTTCCGATGTCGATTGGATCTTGTTCGACTTCGCTCCCTATTGGTTGAGTCAAGACATCGGACCCACACTTGGTATCAAAACTGCGTTCTTTAGTATTTATAGTCCCGAGTGTCTTGTATTTCTCGGACCCATGTTCGGCGATAATCGAATTAAACCAGAGGATTTTACTGTTTCCCCTCATTGGGTTCCCTTCCCAACAAACGTGGTGTTTCGCCACTTCGAAATCATGAGGATCTTCGACAGTGTAGCCGGTAACATCACCGGAGTTACTGATTTAGATCGCATGAAAATGAGTGCCCACTACAGCGATTTGGTGGTTGTGAGAGGCTGCCCTGAATTTGGACAGGAGTGGATTCAATTACTTGGTGATGTATACGGTAAACCTATTTTTCCGGTAGGTCAACTTCCAACGTCGGAGTACGAAACAGGGGATGAGAATCCAGCGTGGGGGAGGATTAAAGAGTGGCTGGACAAACAACCCAAAGATTCGGTGGTTTACGTGGCATTTGGAAGTGAGGCTAAGCCCAGTCAGAATGAATTGACAGAAATCGCTTTAGGATTGGAAAAATCAGAGCTGCGATTCTTTTGGGTGTTTAGGACACGACGAGGACCAAGCGACCCAGACCCAATTGAATTACCCGAGGGCTTTGAGGAACGAACCAAAGGGCGGGGTGTTGTGTGGACTACCTGGGCGCCACAGTTGAAAATATTGGGGCATGAGTCAGTGGGTGGGTTTTTGACACACTCCGGTTGGAGCTCGGTTGTGGAAGCGATTCAGAGTGAAAAGGCTTTGGTGTTACTGACATTTCTTGCAGATCAAGGAATCAATGCGAGGGTgttggaagagaagaagatgggttACTCAGTTCCGAGGAACGAATTAGATGGTTCGTTTACATGGGATGCGGTGGCAGAATCATTGAAGCTAGTCCTAGTAGAGGAAGAAGGTAAGATTTACCGAGAAACGATAAGAGAGATAAAAGATTTGTTCGTGAATAAAGAGAGAGACGATGAATTAATTGATCGGCTATTGGAccatatgaaagaagaaataaacaaGAAGGAACAACTTTGA
- the LOC101207669 gene encoding UDP-glycosyltransferase 91A1: MAVDKKLHIVIFPWIAFGHMIPFLELSKLIAQKGHRVSFVSTPKNIDRLPTKLPPHLSSFLRFVKLPFPQINDLPPDAEATSDVPYDKVQFLKKAFDDLKQPIFDFLRSSDVDWILFDFAPYWLSQDIGPTLGIKTAFFSIFTPEFLVFVGPMFGDNRIKPEDFTVSPHWVPFPTNVVFRHFEIMRIFDSVAGNITGVSDLYRMKMSAHYSDLVVVRGCPEFGQEWIQLLGDVYGKPIFPVGQLPTSEYETGDENPAWERIKEWLDKQPKDSVVYVAFGSEAKPSQNELTEIALGLEKSELRFFWVFRTRRGPSDPDPIELPEGFEERTKGRGVVWTTWAPQLKILRHESMGGFLTHSGWSSVVEAIQSEKALVLLTFLADQGMNARVLEEKKMGYPVPRNELDGSFTRDAVAESLKLVVVEEEGKIYRETIREAKDLFVNKERDDKLIDRLLDHMKEKISKKEQL; the protein is encoded by the coding sequence ATGGCCGTCGACAAGAAGCTTCATATTGTCATCTTCCCATGGATAGCTTTCGGTCATATGATTCCTTTTCTCGAGCTCTCCAAACTTATTGCTCAGAAAGGTCACCGAGTCTCTTTCGTTTCCACTCCCAAAAACATCGACCGTCTCCCCACCAAACTCCCTccccatctttcttcttttctccgCTTCGTCAAACTTCCTTTCCCTCAAATCAATGATCTGCCCCCCGACGCAGAGGCCACATCCGATGTCCCTTACGACAAGGTTCAGTTTCTTAAAAAGGCCTTCGACGACCTCAAGCAACCCATCTTTGACTTTCTTCGATCTTCCGATGTCGATTGGATTTTGTTCGACTTCGCTCCCTATTGGTTGAGTCAAGACATCGGACCCACACTTGGTATCAAAACTGCTTTCTTTAGTATTTTCACTCCTGAATTTCTTGTATTTGTCGGACCCATGTTCGGCGATAACCGAATTAAACCAGAAGATTTTACTGTTTCCCCTCATTGGGTTCCCTTCCCAACAAACGTGGTGTTTCGCCACTTCGAAATCATGAGGATCTTCGACAGTGTAGCCGGTAACATCACCGGAGTTTCTGATTTATATCGCATGAAAATGAGTGCCCACTACAGCGATTTGGTGGTTGTGAGAGGCTGCCCTGAATTTGGACAAGAGTGGATTCAATTACTTGGTGATGTATACGGTAAACCTATTTTTCCGGTAGGTCAACTTCCAACGTCAGAGTACGAAACGGGGGATGAGAATCCAGCGTGGGAGAGGATTAAAGAGTGGCTGGACAAACAACCCAAAGATTCGGTGGTTTACGTGGCATTTGGAAGTGAGGCTAAGCCCAGTCAGAATGAATTGACAGAAATCGCTTTAGGATTGGAAAAATCAGAGCTGCGATTCTTTTGGGTGTTTAGGACACGACGAGGACCAAGCGACCCAGACCCAATTGAATTACCGGAGGGGTTTGAGGAACGAACCAAAGGGCGGGGTGTTGTGTGGACTACCTGGGCGCCACAGTTGAAAATATTGAGGCATGAGTCGATGGGTGGGTTCTTGACACACTCCGGTTGGAGCTCTGTTGTGGAAGCGATTCAAAGTGAAAAGGCTTTGGTGTTACTGACGTTTCTTGCAGATCAAGGAATGAATGCGAGGGTgttggaagagaagaagatgggttACCCAGTTCCGAGGAATGAATTAGATGGTTCGTTTACAAGGGATGCGGTGGCAGAATCATTGAAGCTAGTAGTAGTAGAGGAAGAAGGTAAGATTTACCGAGAAACGATAAGGGAGGCAAAAGATTTGTTTGTGAATAAAGAGAGAGatgataaattaattgatcGGCTATTGGAccatatgaaagaaaaaataagcaAGAAGGAACAACTTTGA
- the LOC101223185 gene encoding uncharacterized protein LOC101223185: MALLGDDGRGYELARKLDTLGVWQTWLGDLSYSIFVPFLASTSTWDTFMRTDDSKSRAQIQLQLRARALLFDKASVSLFLRSTPSPSSPSYSTGNPLSSSSLAISKLSPNYLQLHGDDVYFTLENSSKDGVQQREGHVSSNKASGKIQPKAASTAGPRSRESDIGDSSQRLKNELPETWYSQFIEKYRVKQPYRLSHGNNVAEKRTSEEMSSYLRLLEKHKKRRMVFKDDLLTNFGNSVSANASSSVFDFSNSVEDDANFFPEIMFTFNCVPESALPPPDDMKDNRRPEVPGVIDTLPQPITRNSAMMERLGVKPDYVSTERGVNVHRAKSGSGGNRKSLGQEQSFQMSQKVVARMLMSLGFEGATEVPLEVFSQFLSCHICKLGSTLRVLADSYRKQCSAVDLLRMFLKTMGYSNFGPLADIVKDGSRNYVRQSMHHGVQPQLQAQHQTLLQVPQQVPRQMHPQMQQMVNSQAFQQQQQQQQQFVLEKMRRRQAATPRAVMEANKDRPLLQVKVENTELPMDGNALNALNIRHPQLQFRQQQIAAMSNIHASPGNQFRQIPSMQMPQIQTPNTNVVRAPPVKVEGFQELMGGDTSSKHDSEEARLTSPSSK, encoded by the exons ATGGCTCTTCTCGGCGACGATGGTCGGGGCTATGAGCTAGCTCGAAAGCTCGATACGCTTGGGGTATGGCAGACTTGGCTCGGGGATTTGAGTTACTCTATCTTTGTGCCTTTTCTCGCTTCGACTTCCACATGGGATACATTCATGCGAACCGACGATTCAAAATCTAGGGCTCAGATCCAGCTACAACTTAGGGCTCGAGCTCTTCTTTTCGACAAAGCTAGCGTCTCCCTCTTCCTCCGTTCCACTCCATCGCCTTCTTCACCTTCTTATTCTACTGGAAATCCCTTATCGTCCTCTTCTCTTGCTATTTCGAAGCTCAGTCCTAATT ACTTGCAGCTTCACGGTGATGATGTATATTTTACACTagaaaattcttcaaaagatGGGGTTCAACAGCGGGAGGGTCATGTTTCCTCCAATAAGGCTTCCGGAAAG ATTCAGCCAAAAGCAGCTTCAACTGCTGGGCCAAGATCTAGAGAATCTGACATTGGTGATTCATCCCaaagattgaaaaatgaaCTTCCTGAAACATGGTACAGTCAGTTCATTGAGAAGTATAGAGTTAAACAGCCATATCGTTTGTCACATGGGAACAATGTTGCAGAGAAAAGAACATCTGAGGAAATGTCTTCTTACCTTAGATTACTTGAGAAACATAAGAAAAGGCGTATGGTCTTTAAGGACGATTTGCTGACAAATTTTGGAAATTCTGTCTCAGCAAATGCCTCCAGTTCTGTTTTTGATTTCAGTAATTCAGTTGAAGATGATGCTAATTTTTTCCCTGAGATCATGTTTACTTTTAACTGTGTGCCGGAGAGTGCACTTCCACCGCCTGATGATATGAAAGACAATAGGAGACCGGAAGTTCCTGGAGTAATTGACACTTTGCCTCAACCTATTACTAGGAATTCGGCCATGATGGAGAGGCTTGGTGTGAAGCCTGATTATGTTAGCACAGAACGGGGTGTTAATGTACACCGTGCAAAAAGTGGATCAGGAGGGAACAGGAAAAGCCTTGGTCAAGAGCAATCTTTCCAGATGTCACAGAAAGTAGTAGCTCGAATGTTGATGAGTTTAGGGTTTGAGGGTGCCACAGAAGTTCCATTGGAGGTTTTCTCCCAGTTCTTGAGCTGTCATATCTGTAAACTTGGTAGCACTTTGAGAGTGCTGGCTGATAGTTACAGAAAGCAGTGTTCGGCTGTGGATTTACTCAGGATGTTCCTCAAAACAATGGGATATAG TAATTTTGGACCCTTGGCGGACATTGTCAAGGATGGTTCCAGGAATTATGTACGGCAATCCATGCACCATGGAGTCCAGCCGCAGTTGCAGGCACAGCATCAGACCCTTCTTCAAGTGCCTCAGCAA GTACCCAGACAAATGCATCCCCAGATGCAACAGATGGTTAATTCACAAGCATttcagcagcagcagcagcagcaacagcaATTTGTGCTTGAAAAGATGCGAAGACGGCAAGCTGCAACCCCACGTGCTGTTATGGAAGCGAACAAAGACAGACCACTACTTCAAGTCAAGGTTGAAAACACAGAATTGCCAATGGATGGTAATGCCTTAAATGCTCTTAACATCAGACATCCCCAGTTGCAGTTCCGCCAACAGCAAATTGCAGCTATGTCTAATATTCATGCTTCACCGGGAAATCAGTTTAGGCAAATTCCTTCTATGCAAATGCCCCAAATCCAGACACC GAATACTAATGTTGTTAGGGCTCCACCGGTGAAGGTCGAGGGTTTCCAAGAACTAATGGGTGGGGATACTTCGTCGAAACATGACTCGGAGGAAGCTAGATTGACTTCACCTTCAAGTAAATAG